TATTGATGCGATGGCAAAGCTTGCACTGAAGTGGCCAGAGCTCCGTCTCATGATTGTGGGTAGTGGCGATCTAGATGCGGAACTTCGTCAGCGTGCCCGCGACGCGGGTATCGGTCACCGCGTAACGTTCGCCGGTAATGTGTCGCAGAACGCTATTCCCAGCTATCTTAACGCTGCAGACCTGGTCGTTGTGCCGTCCGTCCGTGACACTGCGGGCAACGTTGACGGGTTACCAAACTTCCTGCTAGAGGCGCTTGTATCGGGCACAACCGTCGTCACTACCGACGTCGGCGGAATCAGAAGCGTGGCTAAAGATGGACGCACCGCGGTAGTCGTACCTCCCGCAAATGCCGATGCCCTTGCCGACGCTATCCACACGATGCTTGGGCAACCTGAGCGGCGGCGCGCGCTTGGAGCAGCCGCGCGCCTTGAACTTCAACAGAATCGAAGCTGGGCTGACTTCGCGGAACAGTTGGAGGCAGTCTACGACCGATTGACTAAGGAGTCATATTGATGAGTCGAAACGTCCTCAGGGGACGGGGTCATCCCTAGCGGTCGCTTTCGTGCAACGATGGTCATGATGTCCCACAAGTTGACAAACGGAGCCAAACGACCGAGATGAGTCAACGCGCCCAGCCTTAGCGCAGCCGAACCAGCACGAGGCGTGACAAGGGACGCCAGTTTCCAGAGGGCGAAGTCAAGCGGTACCCGCTTGCCCGGCTTGGAAACCACCACGGCCTCAAAGCCAGCCTGGCTGAGTAAATTTCTGATTGTGACAGGCGAAAAGAAGTAAAGGTGACGGGGCGGGATCATGAGATGCCAGAAACGTCCCATCACCCGGGCAACCAAGCTCCCGATGTCTCCCGTGCTCAAGGCGATCAGGCCACCATTACGCAGTAGTTGAAACGCATGGCGCAGGAACGTCAGTGGGTCCGGTACGTGCTCAATGACGTCCCACATCGTCACAACATCGACAGGCTCGTTGCCCAGGCTCGCCCTCAGGAAATCTCCGACCACCACGTCCTGTAGGCCCTTAGCTCGAGTTTGCTCAGCTGCATACATTGACATCTCAACGCCAGCGATGTGCCCGACATGCGGTCGAGCTGCCAACATAAAATCGCCGGTAGCACAGCCAACGCCAAGCCAGCGGCCGCGTGTGACACCGGGCGTCGTAAGCAGCCGTCGCACACGGTGCTCAGCATTTAGTCTGCCCGAACTCCCTGCCTGACCAGCAAATTTCTCGCCCACCTGGAAGAACGACTCCGAATAAATCTGTTCCAGCTCGTCGTGGGTCGGATGCGGGCTGGCAAATATCAACCCGCACAAACGGCACCGCAGAATCGCGTAGGCCCCCTTGCGAAAGAGATGCTCCGAAACGGCCGGCGGGCCACACATAACGCAACAGCGCCGGTCATCGCACATCATCAAATGATAATCCCTCGCTGCAAGCCAAACAGGGATTCAGCAGTGGCACCATTCTACTCATGCAAGAACTTGCGTTACACTTCTGAGCCGGAGTGCCGACGTCGCGTTTCGGCAACTCGCATCCTATGTTGTATCAGCTGGTCGCCCTTGGCGTGATCGCCTACCTGCCAGGCGCCATTATCTTCCGGTCGCCGGTCGCCGATCGCTGGCGACGTGCAACGCTAGCCGCCGAGGAGCGCTGTTTCTGGGGAGTTTTCATTAGTCTCTCACTGACGTCGATAATCGCCCTAGGCTTGGCGGTCGCGGAACAGTACAGCTTCGAACGGTTACTCGCAGCAAACACCATCCTAAGTCTGGTGTTCGTGCTCCTCGCACGTGGCCGGTTACGATTGCCCCCTGAGGCCCCACGGCCAAACCTCACCGTCTTGGCACCGCTCACCTTGATAGCTCTTGGAGCCTGGTTGTACTTTCCCTCCTCGGAATACATCATAGGCGGGAAGGACCCGGGCGTATATGTGAACGAGGGGATCCAGATCGCTCAACGCGGTGCGCTCGTCACGCGGGATCCACAAATCGCGTCACTACCGCCTAACTCGCGAGACCTCTTTATTCCTCGCCATGATGACGACACTTATTACGGACTTCGGTTCATGGGTTACTTTGTCACTGAACCTGCTTCTGGAAAGGTCGTGGGACAGTTTCCACATCTCTATCCAGCCTGGGTCTCCATTGGTTACGGCCTGAATGGCCTGACGGGAGCCCGACAGGTCATCGGTATCTGGGCAATCCTCGGCCTACTGGCGTTGTATTTCGTTGGAGCACGGGCGGTCGGAACTTTGCCAGCATTCACAGGTTCTGTTTTGCTGGCGGTACACGTCGCACAGGTCTGGTTCAGCCGGTACCCGAACTCAGAGCTCGTCCTCCAGGCTACTTTGTTGGCTGCGTTGCTAGCGTTCGCTCGCGCTCACAGCGATGGCGATCGATTTTTTGGTCCCCTAGCGGCCACGCTCCTCGGCCTGTCACTCTTCGTAAGGCTGCCAGCGATACTGGCCTGGGCGGCGGTCAGTCTGGCCTGCCTGGCCGGTGCAACTGAGGGACGGCGGCCTCGCATCAGCTTCATCGGTCCGGCGATACTCTGGCTGGGACTCGCAACTTGGTATTTCGTGGCGGTGCTCACACCCTATGCTGCACAGCCGATCGGATTCGTTCAGAACCTGCAGACGGTCCACATTCTCCTACTTGGTCTCGGTGCGGCCGCGGTCGTCCTGCTGCTCCTAGCAATCCGCTCAGAAGCCGCTTGTACACAAATTCGGCGTTGGTTGCCAGCAGTCGTCAGTGGTGCCGTCATCATAGCCGCCGCTTACGCATACTTTCTTCGCACACCAGGCGGACGACTCGCCCCTCATGATGCATTCGCACTTCGAACCTATGCGGCGTACTATTTGTCACCCTACGGGCTTGTTGCTGCTCTACTCGGATTCGCTCTACTGGTCCGCCAGTCGTTCTGGCGGAACTCCGCACTAATCTTGAGTCTTGTTACATTTTCGTTCTTCTTCTTTTACAAAATCCGAATAGTGCCTGAGCATTTCTGGATGACGAGGCGGTTCCTCCCAATCATTCTTCCAATGTCGATGTTACTGATCACCACAGCGGCATTCTGGGGAGTCGGTTCGGGGTGGCCACGAATGCTGCGAGAACGAATCACCCTCGTGGTTCGGGTCGTAATTGGTATCGTGCTCGTGGGACTCCTGAGCCAACAGTATTTAGCCGCGTCACGTCCATTGCTTAATCACATCGAATACGAAGGCGTGATTCTGAAGCTTGAGGAACTTGCCGACCAGTTCGGTGATCGTGATCTCGTCATTGTGGAGTCCAGAGCTGCATCTGACCTTCATGTTCTAGCGTTACCACTCGCCTACATCTATGGTCGAAATGTGCTCGTCTTCAGCGACTCCGAACCTAATAGAAATGCTTTTCTGGAATTTCTGACCTGGGCTCGAACAGAATATCAAAACATCTTCTTTCTCGGAGGCGGTCGGACAGACTTACTGTCGTTTGCAACCGTCAACCCGGTGGGTTCGGAGAGATTCCAAGTGCCAGAATACCAATCACTCCTAAATACCTACCCAAGAGCGGTGGACCAAAAAGAGTTCGATTTTGGCATCTACCAATTCGACGAGACCATTCGTGTACCAGGACCATTTTCGCTCGATATTGGCACAATGGATGACCTGCACGTCGTCGAATTCCACTCGAAGGAGCAATCATCATTGCTGGGAGGAACCCCTCAGTCAGGAGAACAGGTCACTTTTCGCTGGTCTCGTGAAGAATCTCATATTGCCATTTTGGACACTTCGGCGAATGCTCAAGCACTGACACTCTGGATGAGTGATGGCGACCGTCCCGATAACGTCATTCCTGCGCGCGTTGCGGTCTATCTCGATGACGTCCTGCTCGGTGACGTGGCTATTACCAACGGGTTTCATCCCTATATCTTCTCCATTCCACCAAGCCTCGCTTCAGTGATGGCGGAACGACGAGAAACGACGAGCCTCACGTTACTCACCAACACGTGGAATCCGTCCCGA
The nucleotide sequence above comes from Vicinamibacterales bacterium. Encoded proteins:
- a CDS encoding class I SAM-dependent methyltransferase, whose translation is MMCDDRRCCVMCGPPAVSEHLFRKGAYAILRCRLCGLIFASPHPTHDELEQIYSESFFQVGEKFAGQAGSSGRLNAEHRVRRLLTTPGVTRGRWLGVGCATGDFMLAARPHVGHIAGVEMSMYAAEQTRAKGLQDVVVGDFLRASLGNEPVDVVTMWDVIEHVPDPLTFLRHAFQLLRNGGLIALSTGDIGSLVARVMGRFWHLMIPPRHLYFFSPVTIRNLLSQAGFEAVVVSKPGKRVPLDFALWKLASLVTPRAGSAALRLGALTHLGRLAPFVNLWDIMTIVARKRPLGMTPSPEDVSTHQYDSLVNRS